GGTATCATCTTTGCTCCATAAAAATCATGACCATGAAATGTCCAGCCTTGTTTTGCAATAAATTTTTTAGTATAAGGTTTCCCAATATCATGTAATAAAGCTGCCCATCTTAACCATAAATTATTTGTTACACCGGCAATATTATCCAATACTTCAACAGAATGTAAAAAAACATCTTTATGGGCTTTATTATCAATTACTTCAACGCCTTTTAATTTATCTAATTCAGGGAATATTTCTGCTAATAATCCTGTTTCTTCTAATATTTTAAATCCTATAGATGGTTTGTTTGAAAGAATAATTTTATCTAATTCATCATTTATTCTCTCACGTGATACAATTTTGATACGTTCAATATTTTCAATAATTGCATTTATAGCGTCTTTATCTATCTTAAAATCTAACTGGCTTGCAAATCTAACAGCTCTAATCATGCGTAAGGGGTCATCAGAAAACGTTTTAACAGGATCAAGCGGAGTTTTTATAAGTTTATTTTCTATATGTAATAATCCGTTAAACGAATCAATAAGCTCTCCATAATTAGCAGAGTTTAAGCTTATTGCAAGAGCATTAATTGTAAAATCCCGCCTATTCAAGTCATCGTTTAAACTTCCATTTTCCACAACAGGTTTACGGGAATTCCTGTTATATGATTCTTTTCTTGCCCCAACAAATTCAATTTCGAGGTCTTTATATTTCAACATTGCTGTTCCGAAATTCTTAAAAACAGTTATTTTTGTATTTTTCCCAATTTTATTTGCTACTTTTTTTGCAATATCAATTCCGCTACCAATAACCATTATATCAATATCCTTTGATGGTCTTTTCAAAATAAGGTCCCTGACAAATCCACCTATAACATAAGCTTCTTTATCTTCAGACTTTATAACTTCTGATATAATTTTAAATATTTGATTTTTTAAGTATTTCTGCATGTTATAGCAATTGTAATTATATAATGTATAAATATGTCAATTCCTGTCCTGATTAATTAGCTTTGAATCGAATTGACAGTAAGCAGTTGACAATTGACAAAAAGAATTTGCCGACTGTCAATTGTCAATTGTTAACTTGTCTGCTTTTTACACGAATTATTATTTTTTCATATTTAAAATTAATACTTATTTGTGAATAATTAGCTTCGCTGAGCACTTCGTGGTTCAGGATAAATATCAATCTGACAAAATTACAATTATTTCATTTGAAATTTGAACAAATGTATCATTTTTAATGTTGGTATATTATTTGATATGTACTTTTATAGAAATGTATATATTTTTAATAACTTAATAATTTATTTGTAATGACAGAACATTTAACAAAAGAAACTTTTAAAAATAAAGTTTTTGATTTCGAAAAAAATAAAGAATGGAAATTCGAAGGAGATAAACCCTGTTTAATTGATTTTTATGCAGACTGGTGCCAGCCGTGTAAAATGGTTGCTCCAATTCTTGAAGAATTATCTGAAGAATATAAAGGTAAGGTAAATATTTTTAAAGTTAATACAGAACAAGAAAGTGAATTATCAGGTGTTTTTGGAATTCAAAGTATTCCGTCTTTATTATTTGTTCCGAAAGAAGGACAACCACAGATGGCAATGGGAGCATTACCAAAGGACACACTTGTTAAAGCTATTTCAGATGTTTTAAAAGTTGAAAAGAACTAATACATTTATCTTTAGAGGTTTTTAATCTGCCAGATTTAAAAAATCCGGTAAATTTCAATAAAAAAGCTGCAATTTATGCAGCTTTTTTTTGTTAATTCATAATCAATGTTTACTTTTGTACTACAACAATGGGGTGCCTTAAAATTACAGGCTGAGATCATACCCTTCGAACCTGATACGGGTAATTCCGGCGCAGGGAAAAAGAGTCAATCCAAATCCCATTGCAATATTAAGCTAAACTAAAAATTATTTTTTTATGAAAAAGGTATTTTTATTACTTGTATTGCAATTAGGTTTTATAATTGCATATTCACAATTTCAAATTACAGGAAAAGTTGTTGATTTAAACGGGAACCCATTACCGGGTACAAACATTCAGGTAGAAAACACATTTCGCGGGACATACTGCGATATTAAAGGTAATTTTTCTATTTCAAATCTCAAAAAAGGAACTTATTTTATATTGATTTCTTATATGGGATATGAAAAAATAAGGGAAAAAATAAATCTGGAAAATGACCTTAAAGTTAATTTTAAGCTTAAAAAATCAGATATTCTAACTGATGAGGTAATTGTATCGGCTACCCGGGCAGGGGATAAAGTTCCTGCAACATATATGAATTTGCAAAAAAAAGAACTGGAAGAAAATAATCTTGGGCAGGATATTCCTTACATTATCAGCCTTACACCTTCATTAGTAACAACTTCTGATGCCGGCACAGGTATTGGATATACAAATTTCAGAATTCGGGGAACTGATGCAAACCGCATTAATATTACAATTAACGGTATTCCATTAAATGATTCGGAATCACATGGAGTCTGGTGGGTTAATATGCCGGATTTTACATCATCAGTTGATAATGTACAAATTCAGCGAGGTGTTGGAACTTCAACTAATGGAGCTGCTGCATTTGGAGCAACTATTAATTTTCAAACTCTCACACTAAATAGTAAACCATATGCAAAAATCGGTTCAACATTCGGGTCATTTAACACACTTAGAAATAATATATCTGTTGGTTCAGGCTTGATAAATGATAAATTTACATTTGATGCCCGATTATCAAAAATCCATTCAGATGGTTTTATTGACCGTGCATGGTCTGACCTTAAATCATTCTATATTTCAGGTGGTTATTATACAGGAAAAAGCATTATAAAATTAAATGTTTTTTCAGGTATTGAAGAAACATATCAGGCATGGTGGGGAGTGCCATCTGTAAGATTAAATAATGATGAAGAAGGAATGAAAGAGTACTTAGACAATTGGTTGTACTCAGAACAGGAATATGAACATATGCTTAATTCCAATTCAAGAACTTATAATTACTATACATATGATAATGAAATAGACCATTATCAACAAGATCATTACCAGCTTTTATTTTCGAGAGAAATCACTAATAATCTGAATTTTAATACAGCAATACATTATACAAAGGGTAGGGGATATTACGAACAATACAAAGAAGATGAATCTTTTGGCAATTATCAACTTAATAATCTAATAATTGGAATTGATACTATTACAAAAACAGATTTAATAAGAAGAAAATGGCTTGATAATGATTTTTACGGATTTAC
This is a stretch of genomic DNA from Bacteroidales bacterium. It encodes these proteins:
- a CDS encoding HD domain-containing protein, translated to MQKYLKNQIFKIISEVIKSEDKEAYVIGGFVRDLILKRPSKDIDIMVIGSGIDIAKKVANKIGKNTKITVFKNFGTAMLKYKDLEIEFVGARKESYNRNSRKPVVENGSLNDDLNRRDFTINALAISLNSANYGELIDSFNGLLHIENKLIKTPLDPVKTFSDDPLRMIRAVRFASQLDFKIDKDAINAIIENIERIKIVSRERINDELDKIILSNKPSIGFKILEETGLLAEIFPELDKLKGVEVIDNKAHKDVFLHSVEVLDNIAGVTNNLWLRWAALLHDIGKPYTKKFIAKQGWTFHGHDFYGAKMIPWLFKKMKFPSNEKMKYVQKLVLLHLRPIALAQEEVTDSAIRRLLFDTGDDIDDLIMLCKADITSKNRDKVVKYLDNFQLVYQKLKEVEEKDSIRNFQPPVSGEIIMKTFNIIPCKKVGIIKNAIKEAILDGIICNNYNEAFDFMLKKGVEMGLSVKK
- the trxA gene encoding thioredoxin, with protein sequence MTEHLTKETFKNKVFDFEKNKEWKFEGDKPCLIDFYADWCQPCKMVAPILEELSEEYKGKVNIFKVNTEQESELSGVFGIQSIPSLLFVPKEGQPQMAMGALPKDTLVKAISDVLKVEKN
- a CDS encoding TonB-dependent receptor; translated protein: MKKVFLLLVLQLGFIIAYSQFQITGKVVDLNGNPLPGTNIQVENTFRGTYCDIKGNFSISNLKKGTYFILISYMGYEKIREKINLENDLKVNFKLKKSDILTDEVIVSATRAGDKVPATYMNLQKKELEENNLGQDIPYIISLTPSLVTTSDAGTGIGYTNFRIRGTDANRINITINGIPLNDSESHGVWWVNMPDFTSSVDNVQIQRGVGTSTNGAAAFGATINFQTLTLNSKPYAKIGSTFGSFNTLRNNISVGSGLINDKFTFDARLSKIHSDGFIDRAWSDLKSFYISGGYYTGKSIIKLNVFSGIEETYQAWWGVPSVRLNNDEEGMKEYLDNWLYSEQEYEHMLNSNSRTYNYYTYDNEIDHYQQDHYQLLFSREITNNLNFNTAIHYTKGRGYYEQYKEDESFGNYQLNNLIIGIDTITKTDLIRRKWLDNDFYGFTYSLNYKSGKADATLGGAWNKYDGEHFGRIIWSQYASNGAIRHEWYNSTGLKTDFNIFGKINYRFTKSINLYGDIQYRKINYIIDGIDDDLRDITQEHNFDFINPKLGVFYTLNDFLNAYLSFGIANREPNRSNYTDADPSKPSPTNETLYDYELGYTYSSTNTKITTNFFFMDYKNQLVLTGEINDVGAAIMTNVNKSYRQGFEFVSEVKILDDLKWNFNLTLSKSKIKNFNEYVDNWNYWDDTENEPLQYIKEIGETNLSFSPNIIFNNDISYEIINGLSINLITNYVGKQYIDNTSDNDRKLDAYIVNNFRINYSFTTKWIKECSFQLLINNILNEEYETNAWIYRYIYNGEAYKMDGYFPQAGRNFLAGISLKF